A section of the Lusitaniella coriacea LEGE 07157 genome encodes:
- a CDS encoding GAF domain-containing protein, which produces MRELHNSSYAYKVGGHLHLNAPCYVVRQADTELYEGLKAGEFCYVLNSRQMGKTSLRVRTLHRLKEIGLACAAIDLTKIGSQDITPDQWYAGVMRRLVTSFRLSSRIDLQRWLNDRAFLPPIQRFSEFIEQILLELVDGRIVIFIDEIDSILSLNFRTEDFFAFIRACNEYERITFALLGVASPYDLIQDRSRTPFNLGRAIELNGFQRNEIQPLMDGLSQHFDRAATLIEAVLNWTGGQPFLTQKICYLLATSESSPTPGKEAEWVETIVQERIVENWEAQDEPPHLKTIRDRLLAHNEQHNKTLLKLYQTILEQEEIIVEESHEQIELRLSGLVVKKAVGQQSKSSVLRVYNRIYQEVFNQTWLRKSIESLQPDFKQLAIAQEQKLLSMLREMEGKEFDDVLYDILGSITPHLGELMSVDRVTIFFIDKEKNELWSIVSKTAVESSTKIQIFSNNPSAGRVTIYKQAVPKRVDWSFVLEDDRDKKGSYKIHNELSIPLLNEQKDTLAFVQLANKLQRYASPSQPFAERIDTQGFTQADRKQFNEYIPVLQSILEKCQSCYKLTQRLQASEALTEATRSVAQSGLDSDEIIARVMEAAKKLMNADRSTLWLLDGKAQELWTKVSFEDGSMRELRVKVGEGFAGKVAATKEVLNIPFDLYRHPDSDTAKQTDCRTGYRTCSLLCMPVRAPEGELLGVTQLINKRRSGNFPDYDPDDWPDAPECFADSFDANSQKYMKIFNSQVGVAIQNARQYAAAKAAAKHPKNVVSQTLAMLNSVMDGQGFDDILDTTLRSITLKMGQALRADRTTIFLLDRDRNEFWSIIAESESDRALEIRVPADRGIVGEVARCKQLINIPYDFYDDPRSTTAKEQDKRNGYRTYTMLALPLSDEQNQLIAVVQCINKLTRFHNEDDPLTEKIDPEGFTREDEKRFADDAPLIRMILESFRSYHKTARGQRAAAALMAATRSVGQSSLELDEILKRVMDAAKELMNADRSTLWLLDSEANELWTRIPFGDRSVREIRIEVGQGYAGTVAQMNVALNIPFDLYDYPDSEMAKKTDRKTGYRTCSLLCMPVLNPDGELIGVTQLVNKKKSLEGLSGKDYTLPLTFDGEVPSYFKVSFNQSDQQYMQVFNNQVGVILQNAELLAAVRRQEETLRGEPQDR; this is translated from the coding sequence ATGAGAGAACTGCACAACTCATCCTACGCCTATAAAGTAGGCGGTCATTTGCACCTCAATGCACCTTGCTACGTGGTGCGCCAAGCCGACACAGAACTCTATGAAGGACTGAAAGCTGGGGAGTTTTGTTATGTCCTCAATTCCCGTCAAATGGGGAAAACCAGCTTGCGCGTGCGTACCCTACACCGACTCAAAGAAATCGGACTCGCTTGTGCGGCGATTGACCTCACCAAAATTGGCTCTCAAGATATTACGCCGGATCAATGGTATGCCGGAGTGATGCGGCGGTTGGTCACCAGTTTTCGCCTCTCCTCTAGAATCGATCTACAACGTTGGCTCAACGATCGCGCGTTTTTACCTCCTATTCAAAGATTTAGCGAATTTATCGAACAAATTTTATTAGAACTTGTTGACGGTCGTATTGTCATTTTTATTGATGAAATTGATAGCATTCTTAGTTTAAATTTCCGCACCGAAGACTTTTTTGCTTTCATTCGCGCTTGTAATGAATACGAACGAATTACCTTCGCTCTTCTCGGCGTTGCCAGTCCCTACGATCTGATTCAAGACCGCAGCCGGACTCCCTTTAATCTAGGACGCGCGATTGAATTAAACGGCTTTCAACGCAATGAAATTCAACCGCTTATGGACGGTTTAAGCCAACATTTCGATCGCGCGGCAACCCTCATTGAAGCAGTTTTGAATTGGACGGGAGGACAGCCTTTTCTCACCCAAAAAATCTGTTATTTACTCGCCACCAGCGAGTCTTCTCCCACTCCTGGCAAAGAGGCCGAATGGGTCGAGACGATTGTTCAAGAGCGGATCGTAGAAAATTGGGAAGCTCAAGACGAGCCGCCCCATCTCAAAACAATCCGCGATCGCCTTCTTGCCCACAATGAACAGCATAATAAAACCTTACTCAAACTGTACCAAACCATTCTCGAACAAGAAGAAATTATTGTTGAGGAAAGTCACGAACAAATCGAATTGCGCTTGAGTGGTTTAGTTGTCAAAAAAGCCGTCGGACAACAGTCAAAATCATCGGTATTGAGAGTTTATAACCGAATCTATCAAGAAGTTTTCAATCAAACCTGGCTGCGAAAATCCATCGAATCGCTCCAACCCGACTTCAAACAACTCGCGATCGCACAAGAACAAAAACTCCTCTCCATGTTGCGAGAAATGGAGGGCAAAGAATTTGATGACGTACTCTACGACATATTGGGTTCGATTACCCCCCATTTAGGAGAATTGATGAGTGTCGATCGCGTCACCATCTTTTTTATTGACAAAGAGAAAAACGAACTGTGGTCGATCGTCTCCAAAACTGCCGTTGAAAGCTCCACAAAAATTCAAATTTTCTCCAACAATCCCAGTGCGGGGCGCGTCACGATCTACAAACAAGCCGTTCCCAAACGAGTCGATTGGTCATTCGTTCTCGAAGACGATCGAGATAAAAAAGGCAGCTACAAAATCCATAACGAGTTAAGCATTCCCTTACTCAACGAGCAAAAAGATACCCTAGCATTCGTGCAATTGGCAAACAAACTGCAACGCTACGCCAGTCCCTCTCAACCCTTTGCCGAGCGCATTGACACCCAGGGATTTACCCAAGCAGATCGCAAACAATTCAACGAATACATTCCCGTCCTGCAAAGTATTCTCGAAAAATGCCAATCTTGTTATAAATTAACCCAGCGCCTCCAAGCTTCAGAAGCCCTCACCGAAGCCACGCGATCCGTCGCGCAAAGCGGATTGGATTCCGATGAAATTATTGCCCGCGTGATGGAAGCGGCAAAAAAATTAATGAATGCCGACCGCAGCACGTTGTGGTTGTTGGATGGCAAAGCCCAAGAACTGTGGACGAAGGTTTCCTTTGAAGACGGTTCGATGCGGGAGTTGCGCGTTAAGGTCGGAGAAGGCTTTGCCGGGAAAGTTGCTGCCACCAAAGAAGTGCTGAACATCCCTTTCGATCTCTACCGACATCCCGACTCGGACACCGCAAAACAGACCGATTGTCGGACGGGCTATCGCACCTGTAGCTTGCTTTGTATGCCCGTTCGCGCTCCCGAAGGCGAACTCTTGGGCGTAACGCAATTGATCAACAAACGTCGATCTGGAAACTTCCCCGATTATGACCCCGATGATTGGCCCGATGCGCCGGAATGTTTCGCCGATAGCTTCGATGCCAACTCCCAAAAATACATGAAAATTTTTAATTCCCAGGTGGGGGTAGCAATTCAGAATGCGCGGCAGTATGCGGCGGCAAAGGCAGCCGCAAAGCATCCTAAAAATGTGGTCAGCCAAACCCTGGCAATGCTCAATAGCGTCATGGACGGACAGGGATTTGACGACATTCTCGATACGACTTTGCGATCGATTACGTTGAAGATGGGGCAAGCATTGCGGGCGGATCGGACGACGATTTTTTTACTCGATCGCGATCGCAATGAATTTTGGTCGATTATTGCCGAGTCCGAAAGCGATCGCGCCCTGGAAATTCGCGTTCCCGCCGATCGCGGAATTGTGGGAGAAGTCGCGCGTTGCAAACAATTAATTAACATTCCCTACGATTTCTATGACGATCCGCGATCGACCACGGCAAAAGAACAAGACAAGCGCAATGGCTATCGAACCTATACCATGCTCGCACTCCCTTTAAGCGACGAACAAAATCAGTTGATCGCCGTCGTGCAATGTATCAATAAGCTAACGCGCTTCCACAATGAGGACGATCCCTTAACGGAGAAAATCGATCCCGAAGGCTTTACCCGCGAAGATGAAAAGCGTTTTGCTGATGATGCACCCCTGATTCGCATGATCTTAGAAAGTTTCCGTTCCTACCACAAAACTGCGCGGGGACAGCGCGCCGCAGCAGCGCTAATGGCAGCAACTCGCTCTGTGGGACAAAGTAGCTTGGAACTCGATGAAATCCTCAAGCGCGTGATGGATGCGGCAAAAGAGCTAATGAATGCCGATCGCAGTACATTGTGGTTGCTCGACAGTGAAGCCAACGAATTGTGGACGAGAATTCCTTTTGGCGATCGCTCGGTGCGGGAAATTCGGATTGAAGTGGGACAAGGATATGCCGGAACGGTTGCACAGATGAATGTAGCGTTGAATATTCCCTTCGATCTCTACGACTACCCCGATTCCGAGATGGCGAAAAAAACCGATCGCAAAACGGGCTATCGAACTTGTAGCTTATTGTGTATGCCTGTTTTAAATCCCGATGGCGAACTGATTGGCGTAACGCAATTGGTCAATAAAAAGAAATCCCTTGAAGGATTGAGCGGCAAAGACTACACCCTACCGCTGACTTTCGATGGAGAAGTACCCAGTTACTTTAAAGTGAGTTTCAACCAAAGCGATCAGCAGTATATGCAGGTTTTTAACAACCAAGTGGGCGTAATCTTGCAAAATGCGGAGTTATTAGCTGCTGTGCGACGGCAAGAAGAGACGCTGCGAGGAGAACCCCAGGATCGTTAA
- a CDS encoding class I SAM-dependent DNA methyltransferase yields the protein MFEQAFKNLDDTLRREAGCTTELDYTEQSSWLLFLKYLDDLEQTKAQAALLTGKPYTFIIDEPYRWSAWAAPKNETGEIDYDVALTGDDLLEFANGKLFPYLQKFKQSAQSANTIEYKIGEIFGEIKNKFQSGYNLRDALDEIDALRFQSQEQKHELSHLYEAKIKNMGNAGRNGGEYYTPRPLIRAMIRVIKPQLGEKIYDGACGSAGFLCECYEYLRQKKLTTKQLETLQKHTLYGKEKKSLAYVIGIMNMILHGIDAPNIIHMNTLAENVNDIQPKDRFDVILANPPFGGKERKEIKQTFPVKTGETAFLFLQHFIKMLKPGGRAAVVIKNTFLSNADNAPRALREELLTSCNLHTILDCPGGTFIGAGVKTVVLFFEKRGLRLRSDSGSDSGSDSGSDSGSDPGSDPGSDSDSDDGLGNEQLSMLPMATERIWYYQLVPGRNMGKTNPSMMMTWKSLWSFRNRLRSRRSRGLWRWRMWNGRRSTSR from the coding sequence ATGTTCGAGCAGGCGTTTAAAAATCTCGATGATACCCTTCGGCGAGAGGCAGGCTGCACCACAGAGCTTGACTATACGGAACAGAGTTCGTGGTTGCTGTTCCTCAAATATTTGGACGATTTGGAACAGACAAAAGCACAGGCGGCTCTTTTAACTGGGAAGCCTTATACTTTCATCATTGACGAGCCGTATCGGTGGAGTGCGTGGGCAGCCCCGAAAAACGAAACGGGCGAGATTGACTATGACGTGGCTCTGACTGGGGACGATTTGCTGGAGTTCGCGAATGGAAAGCTCTTCCCGTATCTCCAGAAGTTCAAGCAAAGTGCCCAGAGTGCGAACACCATCGAATACAAGATTGGTGAGATTTTTGGGGAAATTAAGAACAAGTTTCAGAGTGGCTACAATCTGCGCGATGCTCTCGATGAGATTGACGCACTCCGCTTCCAGTCTCAGGAGCAAAAGCACGAGCTTTCCCATCTCTACGAAGCGAAGATTAAGAACATGGGGAATGCAGGGCGCAATGGCGGGGAGTATTATACGCCGCGTCCGTTGATTCGGGCGATGATTCGGGTTATTAAACCGCAGCTTGGGGAGAAGATTTACGATGGGGCTTGCGGTTCGGCAGGGTTTCTCTGCGAGTGCTATGAATATTTGCGCCAGAAGAAGCTGACGACGAAGCAACTGGAGACGCTACAGAAGCATACGCTTTACGGTAAGGAAAAGAAGAGTCTGGCTTATGTCATCGGCATTATGAATATGATTCTGCATGGCATCGATGCGCCGAATATCATTCATATGAATACGCTTGCGGAGAATGTGAACGACATTCAGCCGAAGGATCGCTTTGATGTCATTCTCGCAAACCCGCCGTTTGGGGGCAAAGAACGTAAGGAAATTAAACAGACGTTCCCCGTTAAAACGGGAGAGACGGCGTTTCTGTTTTTGCAGCATTTTATCAAGATGTTGAAGCCAGGAGGCAGAGCGGCAGTGGTGATTAAGAATACGTTTCTCTCGAATGCGGATAATGCGCCGCGGGCGTTGCGGGAAGAGTTGTTGACCAGTTGCAATCTGCATACGATTCTGGATTGTCCTGGGGGGACGTTTATCGGGGCGGGGGTGAAGACGGTGGTATTGTTTTTTGAGAAACGCGGTCTTCGGCTGCGCTCAGACTCCGGCTCAGACTCCGGCTCAGACTCCGGCTCAGACTCCGGCTCAGACCCCGGCTCAGACCCCGGCTCAGACTCCGACTCAGATGATGGTTTGGGTAACGAGCAGTTGAGTATGCTGCCGATGGCGACGGAGCGGATTTGGTATTACCAACTCGTTCCGGGGCGGAATATGGGTAAGACGAATCCCTCAATGATGATGACCTGGAAGAGTTTGTGGAGTTTCAGGAATCGTTTAAGGAGTCGGAGAAGTCGTGGGTTGTGGAGGTGGCGGATGTGGAACGGGAGACGTTCGACCTCTCGGTGA
- a CDS encoding GIY-YIG nuclease family protein: MRTERSRSPIAREGDKLEMPYMYILECSDGSFYTGSTKDLPRRLWQHQNGLGANHTKKRLPVKLVYAEYYDRVEDAFYREKQVQGWSRKKKIALMNSDWDKLHILAECQNESHYRRLVERVALSLSKGSRNQPRKEDD; the protein is encoded by the coding sequence ATGAGGACTGAGCGAAGTCGAAGTCCGATCGCTAGGGAAGGAGATAAGTTGGAAATGCCCTATATGTATATCCTCGAATGTTCGGATGGTTCTTTCTATACAGGAAGTACCAAGGATTTACCTCGACGGTTATGGCAACACCAAAACGGTTTAGGGGCAAATCATACAAAAAAACGATTACCCGTAAAGTTGGTTTATGCAGAGTATTACGATCGCGTAGAAGATGCATTTTATCGAGAAAAGCAGGTGCAGGGGTGGAGTCGTAAAAAGAAGATAGCGTTGATGAATAGTGATTGGGATAAACTTCATATTCTGGCGGAATGTCAGAATGAATCACATTATCGGAGGCTGGTTGAGCGCGTTGCCCTGAGCTTGTCGAAGGGGAGTCGAAACCAGCCTAGGAAAGAAGATGACTGA